One region of Mucilaginibacter sp. 14171R-50 genomic DNA includes:
- a CDS encoding translocation/assembly module TamB domain-containing protein yields the protein MERFGRIALKTILWIIASVIFLILLVVILIQVPAVQNFAKDKAVTFLQNKIHTKVEIGHISLGLPKLLVLEDVYFEDQKKDTLIAGDKLKVDITLLKLLKNKVEVNEINLEGITANISRGPDSLFNFDYILKAFAGEQKKEVKPEDTTSTMKFSVDKIILDRINIKYKDVTTGNDVKFLLGHFDTRIKDFDMDKMKFTIPKINLSGVNAKVIQTPAGSSIKQAATIDTATKPLNLDLTLGEINVDKVKVDYKSSEMAAKVDLGTFLVEMDKIDMKNQHVGIKSIKLDNTNAGLTFAKPQTVAKAVDKTIKKIDTLTSTTQAKGWTASLGHITLANDNIKFDNDAQKPLPRGLDFAHMDVKNLNTDITDLSYTPDSLSGKVNSFTFAEKSGLKINKFHTAFFYGPKSAYLKDLLVETPTSVIQKELQVGYPSIESLTKDLGRLSINANLDGSKLGLRDVLLLMPTMASMEPFKSSPNSIIKINGRVSGQVNNLRIPNIEISGFGNTYVKASATMQGLPNVEKAYFDLNINDFRTTRNDIARLVPKGTVPPNVSIPENMDLKGTFKGSMKNFNTKMALRSSYGAVDLVAAMKSGKRQGSETYSADIKANNLNVGALTKQPQMVGFVTAKATVSGAGLDPKTASLKFNGDVVSANVKGYTYRNLVMNGTARNGSYVAKARMKDPNINITLDAKANMNKKHPSVNATLLVDSINLQKLNFTTNPMRFHGKIVADVPTADPDYLNANILATDLVMNNNGQRIQMDTISLVSTANADSSTLKLETPMFYAHMAGKYKLTQIMPAVQDVIDKYYNTSLGSKTPRAKVQYSPQQFTFDARLVKTPLVTQFVPDLKQLSPVLFNGSFNSTTGQLIVNGSAPRVIYGTNTVNNLKLAINTGNNALNYGLTVDEVKVGSSLDLLYTSITGAAQNNKLGVNLQVRDNAKKERYRLAGTFSALPNQYQFSFLENGLLLDYTPWAVNPDNALFYGAKGILARNFSITNTNQVLSANSNSGEYNSPITVDFRNFRIETLTKLAQQDSLLVGGVINGNAVVSNFQKSPVFTSALNISDFNFKGDTVGNIALKVNNQTQNTYAAQMSITGKGNQVDLNGFYYTAPQSRFDLNLNIVNLGMKSIEGLSFGAIKNSSGNITGQLKITGTTDAPAVRGDIRFNRVAFNVSMLNSYFTMPQESITFNDEGIRFNDFTLVDSTGSKATVSGSIYTTTYTDFKFGLDIRSNNFRVINSTRADNKLFYGKLFMDSNIKIRGDMAKPVVDATLTVNDKTDLAIVLPSSDPAVEDRKGVVEFFDASAPQADSIFMARQLDSLKQSEITGLDVNATVNIDKNAAFTIVVDERNGDVVHLKGEAHLSGGIDPSGKTSLTGTYIVNSGSYNLSYATVSRKFNFKQGSTITWTGDPTSANIDLTAIYIANVPPIDLVANQLSEQNTTQYKQKLPFNVNLNLRNQLMKPDISFDITLPDSNYNVSGEVTNTVDTRLAQIRQDPNELNKQVLGVLVLGHFIGDNPLQSQGGSAGVEGAIRNSVSSLLSDQLNSLAGDLISGVDLNFGLTSGEDYSSGTATNRTDLNVGLSKRFLNDRLTVSVGNNFNLEGAQQGQKTSNIAGNVSVNYKLSKDGRYTLRAYRKDEFVVIQGQIVETGIGFSLTVDYNRFREIFRKRTKEEREMRRRYKQEQKLKEEQEKASQQKDKEERTKTQTTTL from the coding sequence TTGGAACGATTTGGACGTATAGCTCTTAAAACTATTCTTTGGATAATTGCAAGTGTAATATTTTTGATATTGCTTGTAGTTATTTTAATACAAGTACCCGCTGTGCAAAATTTTGCGAAGGATAAAGCGGTCACTTTTCTTCAAAATAAAATTCATACTAAAGTTGAGATAGGACACATTAGTTTGGGCCTGCCTAAATTACTGGTCTTAGAGGATGTTTACTTTGAGGACCAGAAGAAAGACACCCTTATTGCCGGTGACAAATTAAAGGTTGATATCACCCTGTTAAAATTGCTTAAAAACAAAGTTGAGGTAAACGAGATAAACCTGGAAGGCATCACTGCCAACATTAGCCGCGGCCCCGATAGCCTTTTTAACTTCGATTATATTTTAAAGGCCTTTGCGGGCGAACAAAAAAAAGAGGTTAAGCCTGAGGATACCACCTCTACCATGAAGTTTTCGGTGGATAAGATCATCCTTGATAGGATCAATATAAAATATAAGGATGTAACTACCGGTAACGATGTTAAATTTTTGCTGGGGCACTTTGATACTCGTATCAAGGATTTTGATATGGATAAAATGAAGTTTACAATTCCTAAAATTAACCTGAGCGGCGTTAACGCCAAAGTTATACAAACACCGGCGGGCTCTTCAATTAAGCAAGCGGCAACAATTGACACCGCCACCAAGCCGCTGAATTTAGACCTGACCCTTGGAGAAATAAACGTTGATAAAGTAAAGGTTGATTATAAGAGCAGCGAAATGGCCGCCAAGGTTGACTTGGGTACCTTTTTGGTAGAGATGGACAAGATAGATATGAAAAACCAGCATGTAGGCATAAAATCTATCAAGCTGGACAACACCAACGCCGGGCTTACTTTTGCTAAACCACAAACCGTGGCTAAAGCCGTTGATAAAACCATCAAAAAAATTGATACGCTAACTTCAACAACACAGGCCAAAGGGTGGACAGCCAGTTTAGGCCACATTACGCTGGCTAATGATAATATTAAGTTTGATAACGACGCGCAAAAACCACTTCCCCGCGGTTTGGATTTCGCACACATGGACGTTAAAAACCTTAATACCGACATAACAGACCTATCTTATACACCAGATAGTCTATCAGGCAAAGTTAACTCGTTCACCTTTGCCGAAAAAAGCGGTTTAAAGATCAATAAGTTTCACACAGCATTCTTTTACGGGCCCAAAAGCGCTTACCTAAAAGACCTGCTGGTAGAAACCCCTACATCGGTTATACAGAAAGAGCTGCAGGTGGGATACCCTTCTATCGAATCGTTAACAAAAGATTTGGGCAGATTAAGCATCAACGCCAACCTTGACGGTAGCAAGCTTGGACTGCGTGATGTATTGTTATTAATGCCAACTATGGCATCTATGGAACCGTTTAAATCCTCACCAAACTCGATCATCAAAATAAACGGACGTGTTAGCGGCCAGGTAAACAACCTGCGCATCCCTAACATTGAGATAAGCGGCTTTGGTAACACCTATGTAAAAGCATCTGCTACCATGCAGGGCCTGCCTAACGTAGAGAAGGCATACTTTGACCTTAATATTAATGATTTTCGGACCACCCGCAATGATATTGCCCGCCTGGTGCCAAAGGGTACTGTACCGCCGAATGTAAGCATCCCCGAAAATATGGACCTGAAGGGTACATTTAAGGGCAGCATGAAAAACTTTAATACCAAAATGGCCCTGCGCAGCAGCTATGGCGCGGTTGACCTGGTGGCTGCAATGAAGAGCGGTAAACGTCAAGGCAGCGAAACCTACTCAGCCGATATAAAGGCCAATAATCTTAATGTTGGCGCCTTAACCAAACAGCCGCAAATGGTGGGCTTTGTTACAGCTAAGGCTACCGTCAGCGGTGCCGGGCTCGACCCAAAAACAGCCAGCCTTAAATTTAACGGCGATGTAGTAAGTGCAAATGTAAAAGGCTACACTTATCGTAATTTGGTGATGAATGGCACCGCCCGCAATGGCAGCTATGTAGCTAAGGCACGGATGAAAGACCCTAACATCAATATAACCCTTGATGCTAAGGCCAATATGAATAAAAAACACCCGTCTGTTAATGCTACGCTTTTAGTAGATAGCATCAATCTGCAGAAACTCAACTTCACTACAAACCCAATGCGTTTTCACGGTAAGATCGTCGCTGATGTGCCTACCGCTGACCCGGATTACCTGAACGCGAATATACTGGCTACAGATCTGGTGATGAATAACAACGGTCAGCGCATTCAAATGGATACCATAAGCCTGGTATCTACCGCTAATGCCGATAGCAGCACATTAAAGCTGGAAACCCCGATGTTTTACGCGCACATGGCAGGTAAGTATAAGCTAACTCAAATTATGCCCGCTGTACAGGATGTGATAGATAAATATTACAACACCAGCCTGGGCAGCAAAACGCCCCGCGCAAAAGTGCAGTACTCGCCGCAGCAGTTTACTTTTGACGCACGACTTGTTAAAACTCCGCTGGTTACCCAGTTTGTGCCCGATCTTAAACAACTGTCGCCGGTATTATTTAACGGCAGCTTTAACAGCACCACCGGCCAACTGATAGTAAACGGCTCGGCACCACGCGTTATTTATGGCACAAATACAGTAAACAATCTTAAACTTGCTATTAACACCGGCAACAACGCCCTTAATTATGGCCTAACTGTAGATGAGGTAAAAGTGGGTTCATCGCTCGACCTGCTTTATACCAGTATAACCGGCGCTGCACAAAACAATAAACTGGGAGTTAACCTGCAAGTAAGGGATAATGCAAAAAAAGAGCGTTATCGCCTTGCGGGTACCTTTAGTGCGCTGCCCAACCAATATCAGTTCAGCTTTTTGGAAAACGGTTTGCTGCTTGATTATACCCCATGGGCAGTTAACCCCGATAACGCTTTGTTTTATGGCGCTAAAGGCATACTGGCCCGAAACTTCAGTATCACTAACACTAACCAGGTGTTGAGCGCCAACAGTAACTCTGGCGAATACAACTCGCCCATAACGGTTGATTTCCGGAACTTCCGTATAGAAACCCTGACCAAACTGGCACAACAGGACTCGTTATTAGTGGGCGGCGTTATCAACGGCAACGCTGTAGTAAGCAATTTCCAAAAATCGCCTGTGTTTACATCGGCCCTTAACATAAGCGATTTTAACTTTAAAGGCGATACTGTTGGTAACATAGCGCTTAAGGTGAATAATCAAACTCAAAACACCTACGCTGCCCAAATGAGTATTACAGGCAAAGGGAACCAGGTAGATCTAAACGGCTTTTATTATACTGCACCTCAAAGCCGGTTTGACCTTAACCTGAATATTGTTAACCTCGGCATGAAAAGCATAGAGGGTCTTAGTTTCGGTGCGATAAAAAATTCCAGCGGCAACATAACCGGCCAGCTTAAAATAACCGGAACAACCGATGCACCCGCCGTACGCGGCGACATTCGTTTTAACAGGGTAGCCTTTAATGTAAGTATGCTCAACTCCTACTTCACCATGCCGCAGGAAAGCATTACGTTTAATGATGAGGGTATCCGCTTTAATGATTTTACCCTGGTTGACTCTACCGGAAGCAAAGCAACCGTATCGGGTTCAATCTATACAACAACTTATACCGACTTTAAATTCGGGCTGGATATCCGTTCAAATAATTTCAGGGTGATCAACTCTACCCGCGCCGATAATAAGCTTTTTTACGGTAAGCTTTTTATGGATAGCAACATTAAGATACGTGGCGACATGGCAAAGCCCGTAGTTGACGCTACGTTAACTGTTAACGATAAAACCGACCTGGCAATAGTTTTACCATCAAGCGATCCTGCCGTTGAAGACCGTAAAGGTGTGGTGGAGTTTTTTGACGCCAGCGCCCCGCAAGCCGATTCAATATTTATGGCTCGCCAGCTCGATTCGTTAAAGCAATCGGAAATAACCGGGCTCGACGTAAACGCAACTGTAAATATCGATAAAAATGCAGCCTTCACCATTGTGGTTGATGAGCGTAACGGCGATGTGGTACATCTGAAAGGCGAGGCACACCTCAGCGGGGGCATCGACCCAAGCGGCAAAACCAGTTTAACCGGCACTTATATTGTTAACAGTGGTTCGTACAATTTATCGTACGCCACTGTATCGCGCAAATTCAACTTTAAACAAGGCAGCACTATTACATGGACGGGTGACCCCACCAGCGCCAACATAGACCTGACGGCAATTTACATAGCCAATGTCCCGCCCATTGACCTGGTGGCCAATCAGCTATCAGAACAAAACACTACACAGTATAAGCAAAAGCTTCCGTTTAACGTAAACCTTAATTTACGTAACCAGCTAATGAAACCCGATATCAGCTTTGACATTACGCTGCCCGACAGTAACTATAACGTATCAGGCGAAGTAACCAACACAGTTGATACCCGGCTTGCACAAATACGGCAAGACCCTAACGAACTGAATAAACAAGTGCTGGGCGTATTGGTGCTGGGCCACTTTATTGGAGATAACCCATTACAAAGCCAGGGCGGCAGCGCTGGTGTTGAAGGTGCGATACGTAACAGCGTAAGCAGTTTATTATCAGATCAGCTAAACAGTCTTGCTGGCGATCTAATATCAGGCGTAGACCTTAACTTTGGTTTAACTTCCGGCGAAGACTATTCATCCGGTACGGCAACCAACCGAACCGACCTGAACGTAGGCTTGTCAAAACGCTTTCTTAACGACCGGCTAACTGTTTCGGTGGGCAATAATTTCAACCTGGAGGGTGCGCAGCAGGGACAAAAAACATCAAATATCGCGGGCAATGTATCAGTGAATTATAAACTGAGCAAAGATGGGCGCTATACCTTACGTGCTTACCGTAAAGATGAATTTGTAGTAATACAAGGTCAGATCGTTGAAACAGGCATAGGTTTCTCGCTTACCGTAGATTATAACCGTTTTCGTGAAATATTCCGTAAGCGGACAAAAGAAGAAAGAGAGATGCGCCGCAGGTATAAACAAGAACAAAAGCTGAAGGAAGAGCAGGAGAAGGCATCGCAGCAAAAAGATAAAGAGGAAAGAACTAAGACCCAGACCACAACCTTATGA
- a CDS encoding BamA/TamA family outer membrane protein gives MIKRIIYLLSLAVILNACSTTKYVPEGEKLYTGGTVKVEDKAISKSDSKNLSAEMKALIRPKPNSSLLGMRIKLWLYYKTKNRHGFIQKFLSKYGEPPVYVSQLDIAKNSEIMTNRLQNESYFQASVSGDTIGKKKTAKAVFTALPGPSYTIRNVTFPSATDNNLDTAIKGTQAETLLKSGDKYNLDVIKAERLRIDTRLKEEGFFYFAPEQLIVRVDSTVDTHKVDLVVKIKETTPEQAREIYTIRNIYVYPNYSLRDTSLKLDQAKPYRWYNIIDPRNTVRPYLFANTVLLHPNDVYSRTVHNNSLNRFINLGPYRYVKNRFEDVTPDSPKLDVYYFLTPYKRKSLQAEIIGRTTSANYTGTQLNLSWKNRNAFKGGELLTVTLFGSTDVQVGGQNSGFNVYQYGVQTSLSWPRLIPFNIKSANAYIPRTILTVGYTSVVRQKLYSLNSFTGSFGYQFKSDIHKTHELNLLEVAYVKPRNVTQLYTDSISNPQNRNPSLKHVIDPQFTMGPSYAYTYDNTTEDYRTNSLYYRGKLSLSNNLYGLLTGADTLGGKVKKLFGSVFNQYVKAEAEIRFFHKLTAGSKIASRLLVGVGLPYGNSTILPYNQQFFIGGPNSLRGFRPRSIGPGTVDPTPLSGNSFIADQSGDIKLEANVEFRQKLFSIVYGALFADAGNIWNAKPHQPGGTFGPDFIKQMAVDAGFGLRFDATILVLRTDLGFPLVRPYTPAGGTRSISPSFKNAIFNIAIGYPF, from the coding sequence ATGATAAAACGTATAATATATTTATTATCGCTGGCTGTTATTTTAAATGCTTGCAGTACCACCAAATATGTGCCCGAAGGTGAAAAGTTATACACGGGCGGCACTGTAAAGGTTGAAGACAAGGCGATCTCCAAAAGCGACTCGAAAAACCTCAGCGCCGAAATGAAGGCGCTTATACGCCCAAAACCAAATTCATCTCTCCTGGGTATGCGCATAAAACTTTGGTTGTATTATAAAACCAAAAACCGCCATGGCTTTATACAAAAATTTCTGAGTAAATATGGCGAGCCGCCGGTATATGTAAGCCAGTTGGATATTGCAAAGAACAGCGAGATCATGACCAACCGCCTGCAAAACGAAAGCTATTTTCAGGCCAGCGTAAGCGGCGATACCATAGGTAAAAAGAAAACTGCCAAGGCGGTATTTACGGCATTGCCGGGCCCGTCATATACCATACGCAATGTAACTTTCCCCAGCGCCACCGACAATAATTTGGATACGGCTATTAAAGGTACACAAGCCGAAACGCTGTTAAAAAGCGGCGATAAATACAACCTGGATGTTATTAAAGCCGAGCGGTTACGTATTGATACCCGGTTAAAAGAGGAAGGCTTTTTTTATTTTGCGCCAGAGCAGCTTATAGTACGGGTTGATAGTACGGTTGATACCCATAAGGTGGACCTTGTTGTTAAGATAAAAGAGACTACCCCCGAGCAGGCCCGTGAAATATATACCATCCGTAACATTTACGTTTATCCTAATTACTCTTTACGTGATACGTCGCTAAAACTTGATCAGGCCAAACCATATCGCTGGTACAATATTATTGACCCGCGCAATACGGTTCGCCCTTACTTATTTGCCAATACGGTGTTGCTGCACCCTAACGATGTTTATAGCCGCACTGTTCATAACAACTCGTTAAACCGGTTTATTAACCTTGGGCCTTACCGTTATGTAAAAAACAGGTTCGAGGATGTAACACCCGACTCCCCAAAGCTGGATGTTTACTACTTTCTTACCCCGTACAAACGCAAATCGCTACAGGCCGAAATTATAGGGCGTACCACGTCGGCTAATTATACCGGCACACAGTTGAACCTGAGCTGGAAAAACCGTAACGCATTTAAAGGTGGTGAATTATTAACAGTAACCCTTTTTGGGAGTACTGATGTACAGGTGGGCGGCCAAAACAGCGGCTTTAATGTTTATCAATACGGTGTGCAAACCAGCCTTTCGTGGCCTAGGTTAATTCCATTCAATATCAAATCAGCTAATGCGTATATACCCCGTACCATACTAACAGTGGGTTACACCTCTGTAGTAAGGCAAAAATTGTATTCGCTTAACTCTTTTACCGGTTCATTTGGGTACCAGTTTAAGTCAGATATACATAAAACGCACGAGTTGAACTTACTGGAGGTAGCTTATGTTAAGCCACGTAATGTAACGCAACTGTATACAGATAGCATCAGCAATCCGCAAAACCGCAACCCTTCGCTTAAACACGTGATAGATCCGCAGTTTACCATGGGGCCAAGCTATGCTTATACTTACGACAACACTACCGAAGATTACCGCACAAATAGCCTTTATTACCGCGGTAAATTAAGCTTATCAAATAATTTGTATGGGCTTTTAACCGGTGCCGATACCTTAGGAGGCAAAGTAAAAAAATTGTTCGGAAGCGTGTTTAATCAGTACGTGAAGGCCGAGGCAGAGATCAGGTTTTTCCATAAGCTTACCGCCGGTAGTAAAATTGCTTCAAGATTATTGGTTGGTGTTGGTTTGCCTTACGGCAACTCAACCATATTGCCCTATAACCAGCAGTTTTTTATTGGCGGGCCTAACAGCTTAAGAGGGTTTAGGCCACGGTCTATAGGCCCGGGCACGGTTGACCCTACCCCGCTAAGCGGCAACAGCTTTATTGCCGACCAAAGCGGGGATATAAAGTTGGAAGCGAACGTCGAGTTCCGCCAAAAGTTATTCAGTATTGTTTACGGCGCTTTATTCGCCGACGCCGGTAACATCTGGAACGCCAAGCCTCACCAGCCGGGTGGTACCTTTGGACCCGACTTTATAAAGCAGATGGCTGTTGATGCGGGCTTTGGTTTAAGGTTTGACGCTACCATATTGGTGCTGCGCACTGATCTTGGTTTCCCACTTGTAAGGCCTTATACACCTGCAGGAGGTACACGATCTATAAGCCCAAGTTTTAAAAACGCGATCTTTAACATTGCTATTGGTTATCCGTTTTAA
- a CDS encoding aspartyl protease family protein, translating to MAKNTVLVPLNIIDLHGDGFHPVLDITLFNTPFKVVLDTGASRTAFDHQLLRQANQAAPIIASERLSTGLGTNTMESATALIENIWIGDLLIPELEVAVLDLSTINIAYRELGHPEVLGVLGSDVLMRYNAVIDFGKKRLLLK from the coding sequence ATGGCTAAAAATACTGTACTAGTTCCTTTAAATATAATTGATCTGCATGGCGACGGCTTTCACCCGGTGCTTGATATTACCCTATTTAATACGCCATTTAAAGTGGTGCTTGATACCGGCGCATCACGTACCGCGTTTGATCACCAGCTATTGAGACAGGCCAACCAGGCGGCACCCATTATAGCCAGCGAAAGGCTGTCAACCGGGTTGGGCACCAACACCATGGAATCGGCTACAGCCCTTATCGAAAATATATGGATAGGCGACCTGTTGATACCCGAGCTTGAAGTGGCGGTTCTGGATCTGTCCACAATAAACATAGCCTATCGCGAACTGGGGCACCCGGAAGTTTTGGGTGTTTTAGGTAGCGATGTGCTGATGAGATATAACGCAGTTATTGATTTTGGTAAGAAACGGCTACTGTTAAAGTAA
- a CDS encoding PadR family transcriptional regulator, with the protein MKSNPLLKGSLQTIILKLLEDNDQMYGYEITQKVKEVSEGGLMLTEGALYPALHKLEADGYVETFTQVVDNRVRKYYSLTEQGGKEVTSKLAEAQAFIDQLQTLLNLNPATK; encoded by the coding sequence ATGAAGTCCAACCCATTGCTAAAAGGAAGCTTACAAACCATCATTTTAAAACTGCTGGAAGATAACGATCAGATGTACGGATACGAAATAACTCAAAAGGTTAAAGAGGTATCGGAAGGAGGCCTTATGCTTACCGAGGGCGCGCTCTATCCTGCCCTGCATAAATTGGAGGCCGATGGTTATGTGGAAACGTTTACACAGGTGGTTGATAACCGGGTGCGTAAATATTACAGCCTTACCGAACAAGGCGGCAAGGAGGTGACCAGCAAGTTGGCCGAAGCACAGGCTTTCATAGATCAGCTGCAAACATTATTGAATCTTAACCCCGCTACCAAATGA
- the gyrB gene encoding DNA topoisomerase (ATP-hydrolyzing) subunit B: MSEENQDKSNYSADNIQVLEGLEAVRKRPSMYIGDTGVKGLHHLVYEVVDNSIDEALAGYCDTINVTIHKGNAITVVDNGRGIPTGINTKEQKSALEIVMTVLHAGGKFDKDTYKVSGGLHGVGVSCVNALSVHVKTVVHREGKIFTQEYERGKPLFPVKEIGVSDKTGTTQTFQPDPEIFTTTTEYKFDTLATRLRELAFLNKGIRLTLTDEREENADGKFPTEEFFSEGGLKEFVKYLDGTRVSIIPEPIYVEGIKQGIPVELALQYNDTYSENVHSYVNNINTIEGGTHVAGFRMGLTRTLKAYADKEGLLKNVKVDVTGDDFREGLTAVISVKVQEPQFEGQTKTKLGNSEVSGAVNVAVGEILGNYLEENPREAKMIVQKVILAATARAAARKAREMVQRKSVMSGSGLPGKLSDCANSDPTLCELYLVEGDSAGGTAKQGRNREYQAILPLRGKILNVEKAMEHKIYENEEIKNMFTGLGVSIGTPEDAKALNLTKLRYHKIVIMTDADVDGSHITTLILTFFFRYMKELVEYGYVYIASPPLYQVKKGKESEYCWSDEQRDKAIQRLKGQGKEDSVHVQRYKGLGEMNAEQLWETTMNPANRTLKQVSIENAAECDHTFSMLMGDEVAPRREFIEKNARYARIDT, translated from the coding sequence ATGAGCGAAGAAAATCAGGATAAATCAAATTACTCAGCGGATAATATACAGGTTTTAGAAGGCCTGGAAGCTGTACGTAAAAGGCCTTCGATGTACATCGGTGATACAGGCGTAAAAGGCCTTCATCACCTGGTTTACGAGGTAGTTGATAACTCGATAGACGAGGCACTTGCCGGCTACTGTGATACTATTAATGTTACTATACATAAGGGTAATGCCATAACGGTTGTAGATAATGGCCGCGGTATACCCACAGGTATCAATACAAAAGAACAAAAATCGGCCCTTGAGATAGTAATGACCGTGCTGCATGCAGGCGGTAAATTTGATAAAGATACTTATAAGGTATCAGGAGGTTTGCATGGTGTGGGTGTAAGTTGCGTTAACGCGCTGTCCGTTCATGTTAAAACCGTTGTGCATCGCGAGGGTAAAATATTTACACAAGAGTACGAGCGTGGTAAACCGTTATTCCCTGTAAAAGAAATAGGGGTATCTGACAAAACAGGTACAACCCAAACTTTTCAGCCTGATCCGGAAATCTTTACAACAACAACCGAGTACAAGTTTGATACGTTGGCTACCCGCTTGCGCGAACTGGCCTTCTTGAACAAAGGCATACGTTTAACGTTAACTGACGAACGTGAAGAAAATGCCGACGGGAAATTTCCAACCGAAGAGTTCTTTTCTGAAGGCGGTTTAAAAGAGTTTGTTAAATACCTTGATGGCACCCGTGTCTCTATTATTCCTGAACCTATTTACGTAGAGGGCATAAAACAAGGGATACCTGTAGAACTTGCACTGCAATACAACGATACTTATTCAGAAAATGTGCATTCGTATGTAAATAACATTAATACTATTGAAGGTGGTACTCACGTTGCCGGTTTCAGAATGGGGCTTACCCGTACGCTTAAGGCTTATGCTGATAAAGAGGGCCTGCTTAAAAATGTTAAGGTTGATGTTACAGGCGATGACTTTCGTGAAGGGTTAACAGCTGTCATTTCCGTTAAAGTTCAGGAACCACAGTTTGAAGGGCAAACCAAAACCAAGCTGGGGAACAGCGAGGTGAGTGGCGCGGTTAACGTTGCCGTAGGCGAAATTTTAGGCAATTACCTTGAGGAGAACCCGAGGGAAGCTAAGATGATAGTGCAAAAGGTTATACTTGCCGCTACAGCCCGTGCAGCAGCCCGTAAGGCGCGCGAAATGGTGCAACGCAAGAGTGTAATGAGCGGATCGGGCCTGCCTGGTAAGCTCTCTGATTGTGCCAACAGCGACCCAACCCTGTGCGAATTGTACCTTGTAGAGGGTGATTCGGCGGGTGGTACTGCCAAACAAGGCCGTAACCGCGAATACCAGGCTATACTTCCGTTAAGGGGTAAGATACTGAACGTGGAGAAGGCCATGGAGCATAAGATATACGAGAATGAAGAAATAAAGAACATGTTTACCGGTCTGGGTGTAAGTATTGGTACACCCGAGGATGCAAAGGCACTGAACCTGACCAAGCTTCGTTATCATAAAATTGTGATTATGACCGATGCGGATGTGGATGGGTCGCACATTACCACATTGATCCTTACTTTCTTCTTCCGATATATGAAGGAGCTGGTTGAGTACGGTTACGTGTACATTGCCTCGCCGCCACTATATCAGGTTAAAAAGGGTAAAGAGTCGGAATATTGCTGGAGCGACGAGCAGCGCGATAAGGCTATACAGCGACTTAAAGGCCAAGGTAAAGAAGATAGCGTACATGTACAGCGTTACAAAGGTTTGGGCGAGATGAATGCCGAGCAACTATGGGAAACCACCATGAACCCGGCAAACCGTACCCTTAAACAGGTAAGCATTGAAAATGCTGCTGAGTGCGACCATACATTCTCTATGCTGATGGGTGACGAAGTTGCCCCACGCCGAGAATTTATTGAGAAAAATGCACGTTACGCACGTATAGATACCTAA